A genome region from Arthrobacter agilis includes the following:
- a CDS encoding kynureninase translates to MTGPTLAARAAELDTADPLAHHRKLFLGADAVLSYLDGNSLGRPLTSTVDSLTAFVEDQWGGRLIRGWDEGWLELPQRIGDQLGRVTLGADAGQCIVADSTSVLLYKLARAAVAARPDRTEIVIDRDNFPTDRFIVEGIARERGLTLRWIDVAYDGGATPSDVAAAVGPQTALVLLSHVAYRSGFIADVPAITRIAHDAGALVLWDLSHSVGSVPAELDAWGVDYAAGCSYKYLNGGPGAPAWAYVARRHLATLDQPILGWLGSADPFAMGSAYRPADGIRRLVSGTPPIVGMLAMREMLDLLEEVGMPAVRRKSELLTAFAIDAVEDVLAPYGVVLASPRAASERGGHITIDHPSFAAMVPDLWRDGVIPDYRNPDGIRLGLSPLSTSFGEVAVAVDAIAVRLAGGAGTGGDPAAGR, encoded by the coding sequence ATGACCGGCCCCACGCTCGCCGCCCGCGCGGCAGAACTCGACACCGCCGACCCGCTCGCCCACCACCGCAAGCTCTTCCTCGGCGCCGACGCCGTGCTGTCCTACCTCGACGGCAACTCCCTCGGCCGGCCCCTGACGAGCACGGTCGACAGCCTCACGGCGTTCGTGGAGGACCAGTGGGGCGGGCGCCTCATCCGGGGCTGGGACGAGGGCTGGCTCGAGCTGCCCCAGCGGATCGGCGACCAGCTCGGCCGGGTGACGCTCGGTGCCGACGCCGGCCAGTGCATCGTCGCGGACTCGACGAGCGTGCTGCTGTACAAGCTGGCGCGCGCAGCCGTGGCCGCACGCCCGGATCGCACCGAGATCGTCATCGACCGCGACAACTTCCCCACGGACCGCTTCATCGTCGAGGGTATCGCCCGGGAGCGCGGACTGACGCTGCGCTGGATCGACGTCGCGTACGACGGCGGAGCAACCCCGTCCGATGTCGCGGCCGCCGTCGGACCGCAGACGGCGCTCGTGCTGCTGAGCCATGTCGCCTACCGGTCCGGGTTCATCGCCGACGTCCCCGCGATCACGCGGATCGCCCACGACGCGGGAGCCCTCGTCCTGTGGGACCTCAGCCACTCCGTCGGGTCCGTGCCCGCGGAGCTGGATGCCTGGGGCGTCGACTATGCCGCAGGCTGCAGCTACAAGTACCTGAACGGAGGCCCCGGCGCTCCCGCGTGGGCCTACGTGGCGCGGCGTCACCTGGCCACCCTCGACCAGCCGATCCTCGGCTGGCTCGGCAGCGCCGATCCCTTCGCCATGGGCTCGGCCTACCGGCCCGCGGACGGTATCCGGCGCCTGGTATCCGGCACCCCGCCCATCGTCGGCATGCTCGCGATGCGCGAGATGCTGGACCTCCTCGAGGAGGTGGGCATGCCGGCGGTCCGCCGGAAGTCCGAGCTCCTGACCGCGTTCGCGATCGACGCCGTCGAGGACGTGCTGGCGCCCTACGGGGTCGTCCTCGCCTCCCCGCGTGCGGCGTCCGAGCGCGGCGGTCACATCACCATCGACCATCCGTCCTTCGCCGCGATGGTGCCCGACCTGTGGCGGGACGGCGTGATCCCCGACTATCGCAACCCCGACGGGATCCGCCTCGGCCTGTCGCCGCTCTCCACTTCGTTCGGCGAGGTCGCGGTGGCCGTCGACGCGATTGCTGTACGCCTGGCCGGAGGAGCCGGCACGGGCGGCGATCCGGCGGCCGGCCGGTAA